Proteins encoded in a region of the Bubalus bubalis isolate 160015118507 breed Murrah chromosome 9, NDDB_SH_1, whole genome shotgun sequence genome:
- the CCL25 gene encoding C-C motif chemokine 25 isoform X2, whose protein sequence is MNPWLLVCLVACFAVAWAPTVHAQGAFEDCCLAYHRRARLSLLRHAQSYHRQDVSGSCNLPAVIFFLPQKNKMVCGRPGARWVQAGMKILDARKKSRLKYHHSTRRNFQGQISTPIPEAVPGPSLSPLPPPDPLATGTREPCYFKPRTCSRHESHLPE, encoded by the exons ATGAATCCGTGGCTCCTGGTCTGCCTGGTGGCCTGCTTCGCAGTTGCCTGGGCTCCCACTGTCCACGCTCAAG GTGCCTTTGAGGACTGCTGCTTGGCCTACCACCGCCGAGCCAGGCTATCCTTGCTGCGGCATGCCCAGAGTTACCATCGCCAGGACGTGAGTGGGAGCTGCAACCTGCCTGCTGTGAT ATTCTTCTTACCCCAGAAAAACAAGATGGTGTGCGGGAGGCCAGGGGCCAGGTGGGTTCAGGCTGGGATGAAGATTTTGGATGCCCGGAAAAAGAGCCGGTTAAAGTACCACCACAGCACCAGGAGAAACTTCCAAG GGCAAATCTCAACCCCCATACCTGAGGCTGTGCCGGGTCCCTCCTTGTCACCCCTTCCACCTCCTGATCCTCTAGCGACTGGAACCAGGGAGCCCTGTTACTTCAAGCCCCGCACCTGCTCCAGACACGAGTCACACCTGCCTGAGTAA
- the CCL25 gene encoding C-C motif chemokine 25 isoform X3 has protein sequence MNPWLLVCLVACFAVAWAPTVHAQGAFEDCCLAYHRRARLSLLRHAQSYHRQDVSGSCNLPAVIFFLPQKNKMVCGRPGARWVQAGMKILDARKKSRLKYHHSTRRNFQVPHSGVRKLSSGTSTLPLSRFSGPTRNSKKKTPLLSTANPAGP, from the exons ATGAATCCGTGGCTCCTGGTCTGCCTGGTGGCCTGCTTCGCAGTTGCCTGGGCTCCCACTGTCCACGCTCAAG GTGCCTTTGAGGACTGCTGCTTGGCCTACCACCGCCGAGCCAGGCTATCCTTGCTGCGGCATGCCCAGAGTTACCATCGCCAGGACGTGAGTGGGAGCTGCAACCTGCCTGCTGTGAT ATTCTTCTTACCCCAGAAAAACAAGATGGTGTGCGGGAGGCCAGGGGCCAGGTGGGTTCAGGCTGGGATGAAGATTTTGGATGCCCGGAAAAAGAGCCGGTTAAAGTACCACCACAGCACCAGGAGAAACTTCCAAG TCCCTCACTCTGGGGTGAGGAAATTGAGCTCTGGAACCTCAACACTTCCATTGTCAAGGTTTAGCGGCCCCACCAGAAACAGCAAGAAGAAAACTCCTCTCCTGTCAACTGCTAATCCAG CAGGACCGTGA
- the CCL25 gene encoding C-C motif chemokine 25 isoform X1 codes for MNPWLLVCLVACFAVAWAPTVHAQGAFEDCCLAYHRRARLSLLRHAQSYHRQDVSGSCNLPAVIFFLPQKNKMVCGRPGARWVQAGMKILDARKKSRLKYHHSTRRNFQVPHSGVRKLSSGTSTLPLSRFSGPTRNSKKKTPLLSTANPATGTREPCYFKPRTCSRHESHLPE; via the exons ATGAATCCGTGGCTCCTGGTCTGCCTGGTGGCCTGCTTCGCAGTTGCCTGGGCTCCCACTGTCCACGCTCAAG GTGCCTTTGAGGACTGCTGCTTGGCCTACCACCGCCGAGCCAGGCTATCCTTGCTGCGGCATGCCCAGAGTTACCATCGCCAGGACGTGAGTGGGAGCTGCAACCTGCCTGCTGTGAT ATTCTTCTTACCCCAGAAAAACAAGATGGTGTGCGGGAGGCCAGGGGCCAGGTGGGTTCAGGCTGGGATGAAGATTTTGGATGCCCGGAAAAAGAGCCGGTTAAAGTACCACCACAGCACCAGGAGAAACTTCCAAG TCCCTCACTCTGGGGTGAGGAAATTGAGCTCTGGAACCTCAACACTTCCATTGTCAAGGTTTAGCGGCCCCACCAGAAACAGCAAGAAGAAAACTCCTCTCCTGTCAACTGCTAATCCAG CGACTGGAACCAGGGAGCCCTGTTACTTCAAGCCCCGCACCTGCTCCAGACACGAGTCACACCTGCCTGAGTAA
- the CCL25 gene encoding C-C motif chemokine 25 isoform X4, which produces MNPWLLVCLVACFAVAWAPTVHAQGAFEDCCLAYHRRARLSLLRHAQSYHRQDVSGSCNLPAVIFFLPQKNKMVCGRPGARWVQAGMKILDARKKSRLKYHHSTRRNFQVPHSGVRKLSSGTSTLPLSRFSGPTRNSKKKTPLLSTANPGP; this is translated from the exons ATGAATCCGTGGCTCCTGGTCTGCCTGGTGGCCTGCTTCGCAGTTGCCTGGGCTCCCACTGTCCACGCTCAAG GTGCCTTTGAGGACTGCTGCTTGGCCTACCACCGCCGAGCCAGGCTATCCTTGCTGCGGCATGCCCAGAGTTACCATCGCCAGGACGTGAGTGGGAGCTGCAACCTGCCTGCTGTGAT ATTCTTCTTACCCCAGAAAAACAAGATGGTGTGCGGGAGGCCAGGGGCCAGGTGGGTTCAGGCTGGGATGAAGATTTTGGATGCCCGGAAAAAGAGCCGGTTAAAGTACCACCACAGCACCAGGAGAAACTTCCAAG TCCCTCACTCTGGGGTGAGGAAATTGAGCTCTGGAACCTCAACACTTCCATTGTCAAGGTTTAGCGGCCCCACCAGAAACAGCAAGAAGAAAACTCCTCTCCTGTCAACTGCTAATCCAG GACCGTGA